One Phoenix dactylifera cultivar Barhee BC4 chromosome 8, palm_55x_up_171113_PBpolish2nd_filt_p, whole genome shotgun sequence genomic window carries:
- the LOC103716958 gene encoding uncharacterized protein LOC103716958: MALFLPLPPPLALKGSSFLPSLLFPPVLTSIAGDRRRRRPFSPRRSAPAMIANGYAGGRASISSRRPYKRMDPCLVIPPPAGRKPHAVVKFLGGAFIGAVPEATYSHLMELLAKEGFLVVSVPYHVTFEHERAARTVYERFHACMDMLLASGIPDAGITPSDISCLPLYSVGHSNGALLQMLIGSYFSEKIPKANAIISFNNRPAAEAVPYFEQFGPIVSQVMPLMEASPMYSMARNASGDAWKALLDTAGTLIQDIDQEAMVSFSKFVDQLPSVMNQVTQGISEFKPTPSENREFFKKSYSVPHTLLVKFNIDAIDETDLLEDILRPRVESIGGTLEKVTLSGNHLTPCIQDFKWQVGYQYTPADALAQSLKSLSLNDTRVLARTVADWLKRLNPEGEDR; the protein is encoded by the exons atggccctcttcctccctcttcctccaccCCTCGCTCTCAAAGGCTCCTCCTttctcccttctcttctcttcccgCCCGTCCTCACCTCAATTGCCGGCGATCGCCGGCGGCGGAGGCCCTTCTCGCCGAGGAGATCCGCTCCGGCGATGATCGCCAACGGATACGCTGGAGGGCGCGCCTCTATATCCTCCCGGAGGCCCTATAAAAGGATGGACCCGTGCCTCGTCATTCCCCCGCCCGCCGGCCGGAAGCCCCACGCCGTCGTCAAGTTCTTGGGCGGCGCCTTCATCGGGGCCGTTCCGGAGGCCACGTACAG CCATTTGATGGAGTTGCTTGCGAAGGAAGGGTTTCTTGTGGTGTCGGTACCTTACCATGTGACCTTTGAACATGAGAGAGCAGCCAGGACGGTCTATGAGAGGTTCCATGCTTGCATGGATATGCTCTTAGCCTCTGGGATTCCTGATGCTGGTATAACGCCTTCGgatatttcatgccttccactCTACTCTGTGGGTCATAG CAATGGCGCTCTGCTTCAGATGCTCATCGGCAGCTATTTCTCAGAGAAGATTCCAAAG GCCAATGCTATTATCTCGTTCAACAACAGGCCAGCTgcagaggctgttccatatttTGAGCAG TTTGGCCCCATCGTTAGCCAAGTTATGCCTCTAATGGAAGCATCACCTATGTACTCCATGGCTAGGAATGCATCAG GAGATGCATGGAAAGCCCTGCTGGATACTGCTGGCACATTGATACAGGATATAGATCAGGAAGCCATGGTATCATTTAGTAAATTTGTTGATCAGTTACCATCAGTCATGAATCAG GTCACTCAAGGTATATCAGAGTTCAAGCCCACACCCTCTGAAAACCGTGAATTTTTCAAGAAATCATACAGTGTTCCTCATACATTGCTG gtGAAGTTCAATATTGATGCCATTGATGAGACTGACCTCCTTGAAGACATCTTGAGACCTCGTGTGGAATCTATAGGTGGTACACTAGAAAAAGTTACTTTGTCAGGAAATCATCTCACCCCATGTATACAG GACTTCAAATGGCAAGTGGGATATCAGTACACTCCAGCAGATGCTCTAGCCCAGAGCTTAAAATCCTTATCCCTCAATGACACCAGAGTACTTGCCAGAACCGTTGCGGATTGGCTCAAGCGCCTCAATCCGGAGGGAGAAGACAGATGA
- the LOC103716960 gene encoding 17.4 kDa class III heat shock protein, with translation MSPVADSALFDTALNQLLHLPETLEKLVSPSPRPQAGHGGAQGREAGEERGFGGFPVDILETPKEYTFFLDVPGLSKTDMQVALEEDDRILVIKSNGKRKREEGEEEGCKYLRLERRAYPKFLRKFHLPNDANTASITAKCENGVLTVVVEKLPPPEPKTKTVEVAVA, from the exons ATGAGTCCGGTGGCGGATTCGGCGCTGTTCGACACGGCGTTGAACCAGCTGCTCCACTTGCCGGAGACGCTGGAGAAGCTCGTCTCCCCGTCGCCTCGGCCGCAGGCCGGCCACGGCGGAGCCCAGGGCCGCGAAGCCGGCGAGGAGAGGGGCTTCGGTGGGTTCCCCGTGGACATTCTGGAGACACCCAAGGAGTACACCTTCTTCCTCGACGTCCCCGGCCTCTCCAAGACCGACATGCAG GTGGCACTGGAGGAGGATGACAGGATACTGGTGATAAAGAGCAAcgggaagagaaagagagaggaaggagaggaggaagggtGCAAGTACCTGCGCCTGGAGAGGAGGGCCTACCCCAAGTTCCTGAGGAAGTTCCACCTGCCAAACGACGCCAATACTGCCTCCATCACTGCCAAGTGCGAGAATGGAGTGCTCACCGTCGTCGTTGAGAAGCTCCCCCCGCCGGAGCCCAAGACCAAGACTGTGGAGGTGGCCGTAGCGTGA